The following coding sequences lie in one Maylandia zebra isolate NMK-2024a linkage group LG14, Mzebra_GT3a, whole genome shotgun sequence genomic window:
- the LOC112435939 gene encoding extracellular calcium-sensing receptor-like, protein MEGDVMRKEEAVREPLSGLRKGEVKSEDFSLPECTKLASSKPVALHSDGDVVIGGFFPLHYVASKPEYSYNSEPQVTSCSGFDHIAFRWMMTMVFTVDEINRNSSLLPGVKLGYRIMDSCDHVHTSLQALFSLIKNYMKEKLTVEMKTREYSPCLNYSPVPAVIGLASSTPTRAVAHTLGPFNIPLVSYFATCSCLTDKHLYPSFLRTVPSDLFQVRGLVKLVTFFGWFWVGTIGATDDYSLYGIQAFSIQFGQQGGCVAFHLTIPTSPTVAEIQKMADKLQRSTARVVVVFAKEVNLLDLFSELTQRNMTGIQWVVSEAWMAANQLTTPDFHNLLEGTLGFSFPGVSIPGLKEFLLNVRPSPKPGMELVNVFWEEYFGCKLEFERDKSALKKTVCTGLEDLSYTDSSYSDVSQARISYNVYKAVYAVAHALHTFLNCNSTGPTGGLCEMHNSQHNGQFLQYLKMVNFTNQFDEKVYFDSNGEPVPLYDIINWQKDSKNEISFVKVGNYDGSAQQGQQLQILKNTIVWTTRQSQVPVSQCSAPCPPGSRQATRQGEPKCCFDCLPCADGEISNQTGSTECIKCPEYFWSDKEKVKCVAGEEEFLSFSDTMGIILVAITLLGFILTTIITIVFHSFRFTPIVKANNSEISFLLLLSLKLCFLCCLVFIGQPSWWTCRLRQAAFGISFVLCLSCLLVKTIVVLLAFQTNVPVSRGRMLFGTFQQRILILCTTAPQICLSTGWVLGAPPFPFRNSNYQVITGKIVVECKEPWPPGFYLLLGYIGLLAFACLLLAFLGRKLPDTFNEAKFISFSMLIFWAVWISFIPAYVSSPGKFSVAVEIFAILASSFGLLLCIFVPKCYIILLHPERNIKKGMTGKYQR, encoded by the exons aTGGAGGGAGATGTTATGAGGAAAGAAGAGGCTGTGAGAGAACCACTGAGTGGTTTACGGAAAGGGGAAGTGAAAAGTGAGGATTTCAGTTTACCTGAGTGTACAAAACTGGCCAGCAGCAAGCCCGTAGCCTTGCACTCAGATGGTGACGTTGTGATTGGAGGATTTTTCCCTCTGCATTATGTTGCATCTAAGCCAGAGTACAGTTACAACAGTGAACCTCAAGTTACATCTTGCAGTGG CTTTGACCATATAGCGTTTCGCTGGATGATGACCATGGTTTTCACTGTGGATGAAATTAATCGTAATTCAAGCCTATTACCAGGTGTTAAACTAGGCTACAGAATTATGGACAGCTGTGACCATGTCCACACCAGTCTGCAAGCACTTTTTTCCTTAATCA AAAATTACATGAAAGAAAAATTAACAGTAGAAATGAAGACAAGGGAGTATTCCCCCTGTCTGAATTATTCTCCGGTGCCTGCTGTGATTGGTCTTGCATCATCTACCCCTACAAGAGCTGTAGCTCACACGCTTGGCCCTTTCAACATACCTCTG GTGAGTTATTTTGCCACTTGTAGCTGTCTTACTGACAAGCATTTGTACCCATCATTCTTGAGAACTGTGCCAAGTGATCTCTTTCAAGTTAGAGGTCTCGTAAAGCTTGTTACTTTCTTTGGCTGGTTCTGGGTGGGCACAATAGGAGCTACG GATGATTACAGTCTTTATGGTATCCAAGCATTCTCTATTCAGTTTGGACAACAAGGTGGGTGTGTGGCATTTCATCTCACGATCCCGACATCACCCACAGTCGCTGAGATACAAAAAATGGCAGACAAACTCCAGAGGTCAACAGCTCGGGTTGTGGTGGTATTTGCCAAAGAAGTAAATTTGCTAGATTTGTTTTCAGAA CTTACTCAGAGAAATATGACAGGGATACAATGGGTAGTCAGCGAagcctggatggccgctaatcAGCTGACCACTCCTGACTTCCATAATCTTCTAGAGGGAACACTGGGTTTCTCCTTCCCTGGAGTCAGCATCCCAGGCTTGAAAGAGTTTCTTCTGAATGTCCGACCATCTCCCAAACCAGGAATGGAGTTGGTCAATGTGTTCTGGGAAGAATATTTTGGTTGTAAGCTAgagtttgaaagagacaaaa GCGCTCTGAAAAAAACTGTATGCACAGGTTTAGAGGATCTGAGTTACACAGATAGCAGTTATAGTGATGTATCTCAGGCCCGAATATCCTATAATGTGTATAAAGCTGTGTATGCCGTTGCCCATGCTCTGCACACTTTCTTAAACTGTAACTCAACAGGACCTACCGGGGGATTGTGTGAGATGCACAACTCACAACACAACGGTCAG TTTCTTCAATATCTGAAAATGGTGAATTTCACCAACCAGTTTGATGAGAAAGTATATTTTGACTCCAATGGAGAGCCAGTCCCTCTCTATGACATCATTAACTGGCAGAAGGACAGCAAGAATGAAATTAG TTTTGTCAAGGTAGGAAATTATGATGGTTCAGCTCAGCAAGGACAACAGCTGCAGATACTGAAGAACACTATAGTATGGACAACAAGACAGTCACAG GTTCCTGTATCTCAGTGTAGTGCTCCATGTCCCCCTGGCAGCAGGCAGGCCACACGCCAAGGAGAGCCCAAATGCTGCTTTGATTGTTTGCCCTGTGCAGATGGAGAGATCAGCAACCAGACCG GTTCCACTGAATGTATTAAATGTCCTGAGTACTTCTggtcagacaaagaaaaagtgaaatgtGTTGCAGGCGAAGAAGAATTCCTGTCTTTCAGTGACACGATGGGAATCATCCTGGTAGCAATTACCTTGCTGGGTTTCATACTGACCACCATCATCACCATTGTGTTTCACAGTTTCCGCTTTACACCCATCGTCAAGGCCAACAATTCAGAAATAAGTTTCTtgcttctcctgtcactcaagctctgtttcctgtgttgtCTGGTGTTCATTGGTCAGCCGTCTTGGTGGACATGTAGGCTCCGCCAGGCAGCATTTGGGatcagctttgtcctgtgtttGTCCTGCCTCCTTGTTAAGACTATTGTGGTCCTCCTGGCTTTCCAGACTAATGTACCTGTTTCCAGGGGTCGTATGCTGTTTGGTACATTCCAGCAGAGGATTTTGATCTTGTGCACTACAGCTCCTCAG ATTTGTCTCTCTACTGGCTGGGTGTTGGGTGCACCTCCCTTTCCATTTAGGAATTCAAACTACCAAGTTATAACTGGAAAA ATTGTTGTGGAGTGTAAAGAGCCATGGCCTCCTGGGTTTTACCTGCTCCTTGGTTACATTGGCCTGCTCGCCTTTGCCTGTCTTCTCCTGGCATTTCTTGGACGAAAGCTACCGGACACATTCAACGAAGCAAAGTTCATCTCCTTCAGCATGCTGATTTTCTGGGCTGTGTGGATTTCTTTCATTCCAGCTTATGTCAGTTCTCCTGGGAAATTTTCTGTAGCAGTGGAAATATTTGCTATCTTAGCATCCAGTTTTGGGTTGTTACTTTGTATTTTTGTGCCCAAATGTTACATCATTTTACTGCACCCTGAAAGGAATATTAAGAAAGGCATGACTGGGAAATATCAAAGATGA